In Candidatus Zixiibacteriota bacterium, a single genomic region encodes these proteins:
- a CDS encoding FKBP-type peptidyl-prolyl cis-trans isomerase, with product MRTLISILAILLLIFAAGCGGDAEETPESKMEEAVQPKTTPPPASQPAAAGITMAIGDTVTTASGLKYVDITVGDGPSPTNGQMCEMHYTGWLTNGTKFDSSRDRGQTFQFPIGKGSVIKGWDEGIASMKVGGQRMLIIPSDLAYGPGGRPPVIPPKSTLIFDVALIGVK from the coding sequence ATGAGGACACTAATTTCTATTCTTGCTATCCTGCTCCTGATATTCGCGGCAGGATGTGGCGGCGATGCTGAAGAGACTCCCGAATCCAAAATGGAAGAGGCGGTTCAGCCGAAAACCACACCCCCACCGGCATCACAACCTGCAGCAGCCGGTATTACGATGGCAATCGGTGATACTGTCACGACCGCGAGTGGTCTGAAGTATGTCGACATAACAGTTGGCGATGGACCATCACCGACCAACGGCCAGATGTGCGAGATGCACTACACCGGCTGGCTGACAAACGGCACCAAGTTTGACTCCTCGCGCGACAGAGGCCAGACATTCCAGTTCCCGATCGGTAAAGGTAGTGTAATTAAGGGATGGGATGAAGGCATAGCGTCGATGAAAGTTGGCGGCCAGAGAATGCTGATTATCCCATCCGACCTCGCCTATGGTCCCGGCGGCCGACCGCCTGTAATTCCGCCGAAATCGACACTAATTTTCGATGTCGCGCTGATCGGCGTTAAGTAG
- the purL gene encoding phosphoribosylformylglycinamidine synthase subunit PurL, which yields MAEPKVDLELAIEHGLSEDEYDWILRILGRTPTYTELGIFSVMWSEHCSYKNSIALLKTLPREGSALLTKAGEENAGAIDIGDGLAVVFKIESHNHPTAVEPYQAAATGVGGILRDIFTMGARPIACLNSLRFGHLDQPRARYLFNGAVKGIGDYGNSFGVPTVGGEVYFEDCYAGNPLVNAMAVGIVKTDGLISATAKGAGNPVYIVGSSTGRDGVHGATYASEGISEATESKRPSVQIGDPFMEKLLLEATLEIIREDLIVGVQDMGAAGITCCTTEMSARGKSGMDIDLTKVPVREDNMTPYEIMLSESQERMLVCVKKGNENSVQEIFKKWGLHAVQIGTVIDEDRLIVRNNGQVVADMPADILVLGGGAPIYKRETKCPSYLDELNKLDIQDIAVPNDLDDSMIKLIGSPCIADRSWIYHQYDQTVRTNTAVAPGSDAAVMRIRKTKKALALTTDCNGRYCYLNPRRGAEIAVSEAARNITASGGRPVAITNCLNFGNPYKPEMYWNFTEAVGGMGEACRVFETPVTGGNVSFYNEDQITNRAVFPTPVIGMLGIIDDIAHITTQHFKDDGDIILLIGETHEELGGSEYLKIVHGKICGDCPQLDLQHEKLVQDAVRNLITSGLLKSCHDLSEGGLAVGLAECCITDRENQIGCNVKLESDLRHDILLFAESQSRFIVTVTAKDVGRASKQLRDAGITFAQIGSVGGDRLKINSMIDCSLTDLSAAYFATLHDFMDRPIEV from the coding sequence ATGGCTGAGCCGAAAGTCGATCTCGAACTCGCAATAGAACACGGACTATCCGAAGACGAATACGATTGGATTCTCAGGATTCTCGGGCGGACGCCTACCTACACCGAACTCGGTATATTCTCAGTCATGTGGTCGGAGCATTGCTCGTATAAGAACTCAATCGCGCTCCTGAAGACTCTCCCCCGCGAAGGCTCTGCGCTCCTGACCAAGGCAGGCGAAGAAAACGCCGGAGCTATCGACATCGGGGACGGCCTCGCGGTTGTATTTAAGATCGAATCGCACAATCACCCCACAGCAGTCGAGCCATACCAGGCCGCAGCCACCGGTGTCGGCGGGATTTTGCGCGACATATTCACAATGGGTGCACGCCCGATCGCGTGTCTTAACTCGCTTCGTTTCGGGCATCTCGATCAGCCGAGGGCGCGGTATCTATTTAACGGAGCGGTCAAAGGTATCGGCGACTACGGAAATTCGTTCGGTGTGCCGACAGTCGGCGGTGAGGTCTATTTCGAGGACTGCTACGCTGGAAATCCACTCGTCAACGCAATGGCTGTCGGGATTGTCAAGACCGATGGTCTTATCAGCGCAACTGCCAAGGGCGCCGGCAATCCTGTGTATATCGTCGGTTCATCGACAGGCCGCGACGGCGTCCACGGAGCGACATATGCATCTGAAGGAATATCTGAGGCAACGGAATCAAAGAGACCGTCGGTGCAAATCGGCGATCCATTTATGGAGAAGCTCCTTCTCGAAGCGACACTCGAAATAATCAGAGAGGACCTGATCGTAGGGGTGCAGGATATGGGCGCGGCGGGGATCACCTGCTGCACGACCGAAATGTCTGCGCGCGGAAAGTCGGGCATGGATATCGATCTGACCAAAGTGCCGGTGCGCGAAGACAATATGACACCGTACGAGATAATGCTCTCCGAATCTCAGGAGCGGATGCTGGTATGCGTGAAGAAGGGGAACGAGAATAGCGTGCAGGAAATTTTCAAGAAGTGGGGACTGCATGCAGTGCAGATCGGTACTGTCATTGATGAGGATAGGCTTATCGTTCGCAATAATGGACAGGTCGTCGCTGACATGCCGGCAGATATTCTCGTGCTTGGCGGAGGAGCTCCGATATACAAGCGCGAGACGAAATGTCCGTCGTACCTCGATGAACTCAATAAACTTGACATACAAGATATTGCCGTTCCGAACGATCTCGATGATTCGATGATTAAGCTGATCGGATCTCCGTGTATTGCCGACCGTAGCTGGATATATCACCAGTACGATCAGACAGTCAGAACGAACACCGCTGTCGCTCCGGGGTCCGATGCTGCTGTGATGAGAATTCGAAAGACAAAGAAGGCTCTTGCATTGACGACCGACTGCAATGGACGGTACTGCTATCTCAATCCGAGGCGCGGCGCTGAGATCGCTGTATCCGAGGCTGCGCGCAATATCACCGCATCTGGCGGACGGCCTGTTGCGATCACCAACTGCCTCAATTTCGGGAATCCGTACAAGCCGGAAATGTACTGGAATTTCACGGAGGCTGTCGGTGGAATGGGTGAGGCATGCAGAGTCTTCGAAACACCGGTGACTGGCGGCAATGTCTCATTCTACAACGAAGACCAGATCACCAATCGTGCAGTATTCCCGACACCGGTAATCGGAATGCTCGGGATCATCGACGACATCGCGCATATCACGACACAGCATTTCAAGGATGATGGTGATATCATATTGCTGATTGGCGAGACACACGAAGAACTCGGCGGATCGGAGTATCTGAAAATCGTCCACGGCAAAATCTGCGGCGACTGCCCGCAGCTCGACCTGCAGCATGAAAAGCTCGTACAGGATGCAGTCAGGAACTTGATTACATCCGGGCTATTGAAATCATGTCATGATCTATCCGAAGGCGGGCTTGCGGTAGGACTTGCAGAATGCTGCATCACTGATCGCGAGAATCAGATCGGCTGCAACGTGAAACTCGAATCTGATCTTCGCCACGACATTCTGCTCTTTGCGGAGTCGCAATCGAGGTTCATCGTGACGGTGACCGCGAAGGATGTTGGCAGGGCATCGAAGCAGTTGCGCGATGCAGGAATAACGTTCGCACAAATCGGAAGTGTCGGCGGAGACAGGCTGAAGATCAATTCAATGATTGATTGTTCGCTAACTGATCTGTCAGCGGCATATTTCGCCACGCTCCACGACTTTATGGATCGCCCAATCGAAGTGTAG
- a CDS encoding DUF262 domain-containing protein, translating into MKNDFELEDEEIEDELGDESEVLLFKYAITSYGADYPIDGLVKRIANESILVPTFQRGFVWNINQASRFVESLLLGLPVPGIFLSKEKETQHLLVIDGQQRLRTLQYFYEGIFAHTGREFELTNVQKQLRGMTYKKLKDEDRRRLDDSILHATIVKQDEPSEDDSSIYHIFERLNTGGTHLHPQEIRACMYHGEFNRLLDELNQNKFWRLVYGNVSSRMRDQELILRFFAMLFDIENYSRPMKDFLNSYMAKNKSLKLQSAEKLTEVFSNTVQLVNESIGDRAFKPLRALNAAVFDAIMTGIARRLEAGNIEDMDAVRESYEALLNDRDFLGATHTGTADETIVYKRISLATTAFENVR; encoded by the coding sequence ATGAAGAATGATTTCGAACTCGAAGACGAAGAGATTGAGGACGAGCTAGGTGATGAGTCTGAAGTCCTGCTCTTCAAGTATGCGATCACCAGTTATGGGGCGGACTATCCAATAGACGGATTGGTAAAACGGATTGCTAACGAAAGCATCTTGGTACCCACCTTCCAACGTGGATTCGTTTGGAACATTAATCAGGCATCACGATTCGTTGAATCTCTTCTACTTGGTCTACCGGTACCGGGTATTTTCTTGTCTAAGGAAAAAGAGACCCAGCACCTTTTGGTCATTGATGGACAGCAGAGACTTCGCACCCTCCAATATTTCTACGAAGGCATTTTTGCACATACTGGGCGAGAATTCGAACTCACGAATGTTCAAAAACAGCTTCGAGGCATGACATACAAGAAGTTGAAAGATGAAGACCGACGTCGATTGGACGACTCTATTCTACATGCAACTATCGTAAAGCAGGACGAACCTTCCGAAGACGACAGCAGTATCTATCATATTTTTGAACGCTTGAACACGGGAGGAACACACCTGCATCCTCAAGAAATCAGAGCATGCATGTACCACGGGGAGTTTAATCGATTATTGGATGAACTCAATCAGAATAAGTTCTGGCGTTTAGTCTATGGCAATGTAAGCAGCCGCATGAGAGATCAGGAATTGATACTGCGCTTTTTTGCGATGTTGTTTGATATCGAGAACTATTCTAGACCGATGAAAGATTTCCTCAACTCATACATGGCTAAGAATAAGAGTCTGAAGTTGCAGTCAGCGGAAAAACTAACAGAAGTCTTTTCCAATACTGTTCAGCTAGTTAACGAATCGATCGGTGACAGGGCCTTTAAGCCTCTTAGAGCGCTCAATGCGGCTGTCTTTGATGCAATCATGACGGGAATAGCAAGAAGACTCGAAGCCGGTAATATCGAAGACATGGATGCTGTAAGAGAAAGTTATGAAGCCTTGTTGAATGACCGAGATTTTCTCGGTGCTACTCACACTGGTACTGCTGATGAAACCATCGTCTATAAGAGGATTTCTCTGGCTACTACTGCATTTGAGAACGTAAGATGA
- the hutH gene encoding histidine ammonia-lyase: MALTIGNGRLAIEGVLRVARQREQVTVSDAAFDRIRHCRSFVDKKIAEHAVMYGITTGIGELSEVFLPPEQIKAFQKYIVYSHAAGYGEPMAEEIVRAAILSRINVLSQGHSGCRPVIVETMRDLLNKGVTPVMCQKGSVGACGDLSPMSQMALVLIGEGEAFYKGERLPSKIALQKAGIEPVVFEARDGLASINGSNVITGMASLQLLDADTFTKTAEIAAVMTLEGLKANMLAYDERLHKIRGYRGAIECAENIRRLSADSEILAQKDKKVQDAYSMRSTPQVLGTAKDTYRFCREMIETELNGVGDNPIFFPDEGDGVVLTGANFQGTPIAFPLEFIGMSVTTIAVISERRTNRLLNKNLSVGLPAFLTEGAGMFSGMMLTQYTQGALICENRVLSHPAATGSIPAAADQEDFVSMGMTSAIKTRQIIDNACGVVGIELLCGAQAADFRKPLKLSRGSNAVYELIREHVKYMKEDRPLYDDINKMAELVRTGKILEAAESAVGKLK; encoded by the coding sequence ATGGCGCTTACTATAGGTAATGGCAGATTAGCGATAGAGGGTGTACTGCGGGTTGCGAGACAGAGAGAGCAAGTCACTGTATCCGACGCCGCATTTGACAGAATCCGACACTGCCGCTCATTCGTCGACAAGAAAATTGCCGAACATGCTGTCATGTATGGCATCACGACCGGTATCGGCGAGCTATCCGAGGTCTTTCTGCCGCCGGAGCAAATCAAGGCATTCCAGAAATATATCGTATACAGCCATGCCGCCGGTTACGGCGAACCGATGGCTGAGGAGATTGTGCGTGCAGCAATCCTATCGCGGATAAATGTTCTTTCTCAGGGGCATTCCGGATGCCGCCCTGTAATCGTCGAAACAATGCGTGATCTCCTGAACAAAGGTGTCACTCCAGTCATGTGTCAGAAAGGCTCTGTTGGGGCCTGCGGCGATCTTTCGCCCATGTCGCAGATGGCACTGGTACTGATCGGCGAAGGAGAAGCGTTCTACAAGGGCGAGCGGCTGCCGAGCAAGATTGCGCTGCAGAAGGCCGGTATCGAGCCGGTCGTGTTCGAGGCTCGCGATGGTCTCGCGTCGATCAACGGTTCCAATGTGATTACCGGCATGGCATCGTTGCAGCTTCTCGATGCGGACACATTCACAAAGACAGCCGAAATCGCCGCGGTTATGACTCTCGAAGGGTTGAAAGCTAATATGCTTGCGTACGACGAGCGGCTGCACAAAATCAGGGGATATAGAGGCGCGATCGAGTGTGCCGAAAACATCCGGAGACTTTCCGCCGACAGCGAAATTCTCGCTCAGAAAGATAAGAAAGTCCAGGATGCCTATTCCATGCGCTCGACCCCGCAGGTCCTCGGCACCGCCAAGGATACATATCGATTCTGCCGCGAAATGATCGAAACCGAGCTCAACGGCGTCGGTGACAATCCGATCTTCTTCCCGGATGAGGGCGACGGCGTTGTCTTGACCGGCGCGAATTTCCAGGGCACACCGATAGCATTCCCACTCGAATTTATCGGGATGTCGGTGACAACGATTGCCGTCATATCGGAAAGGCGCACGAATAGACTGCTCAACAAGAATCTGTCAGTCGGATTACCTGCATTCCTCACCGAAGGTGCCGGTATGTTCTCCGGCATGATGCTGACTCAGTATACACAGGGCGCTCTTATATGCGAGAATCGCGTCCTTTCGCACCCGGCCGCGACCGGGTCGATTCCAGCCGCCGCGGATCAGGAAGATTTCGTGTCGATGGGCATGACCAGCGCGATCAAGACGCGCCAGATTATCGACAATGCCTGCGGAGTGGTCGGCATTGAATTGCTCTGCGGAGCGCAGGCGGCGGATTTCAGAAAACCGCTCAAGCTGAGCAGAGGCTCTAACGCTGTTTATGAACTGATCCGTGAGCATGTGAAGTATATGAAAGAAGACCGGCCGCTGTATGACGATATCAACAAGATGGCCGAGTTGGTGCGAACCGGTAAGATCCTCGAAGCCGCTGAATCTGCAGTCGGCAAGCTGAAATGA
- a CDS encoding bifunctional UDP-3-O-[3-hydroxymyristoyl] N-acetylglucosamine deacetylase/3-hydroxyacyl-ACP dehydratase produces MNEKQRTIKNPVSLEGIGLHTGCRSRITFKPAPIDHGIKFVRADIDTRPEIPALVDHVVELNRGTTLAINGVRVYTVEHVLAAISGLEIDNIICELDNVEPPVFDGSIEPYVDKLQAAGLVDQEAERRIFIMDELMAHSEPDRKVDIVVTPSDDVRITFMIDYANPALGTQYTSLVSLKDEFVDEFAPARTFCFLSEVEDMKSQGIIKGGGLDTAIVIVDKELTPDVVRRFKDEFNISEDITVGESGILNDKKLRFPNEPVRHKAIDLLGDMTLVGVPVRAHFLAARSGHAANVAVAKKIRALYQKRLLSEKYGKNGIKKGYLLDINAVMELLPHRYPFLLIDRIIDLEPEKRVIAIKNVTINEPFFQGHFPGHPIMPGVLIVEAMAQAGGFMLLNAVGKPGEKVVLFMGMDGVRFRKPVTPGDQLRFEVDFLTFKRNMCKMSGKAFVEGKLVAEATMMAAVVDK; encoded by the coding sequence ATGAATGAAAAACAACGGACCATAAAGAATCCGGTTTCCCTGGAGGGAATCGGCCTGCACACCGGTTGCAGGTCTAGAATCACCTTCAAACCGGCCCCAATTGACCACGGCATAAAGTTCGTGCGGGCGGATATAGACACCCGTCCGGAGATTCCCGCGCTCGTTGACCACGTCGTCGAATTGAATCGTGGGACTACGCTCGCGATCAACGGTGTCAGGGTCTACACTGTGGAACATGTACTTGCGGCGATTTCCGGTCTCGAGATCGACAATATCATCTGCGAACTGGACAATGTCGAACCGCCGGTGTTTGATGGCTCAATCGAACCGTATGTCGACAAGCTGCAGGCCGCTGGACTGGTCGATCAGGAGGCCGAACGGCGGATTTTCATTATGGATGAGTTGATGGCGCATTCCGAGCCGGATCGCAAAGTCGATATTGTTGTGACACCCTCGGATGATGTCAGAATCACATTCATGATTGACTATGCAAACCCTGCCCTCGGGACGCAGTACACGTCGCTGGTATCGCTCAAGGATGAGTTCGTGGATGAATTCGCGCCTGCGCGCACTTTCTGCTTCCTGTCGGAAGTTGAGGATATGAAGTCGCAGGGAATTATCAAGGGAGGGGGGCTGGACACGGCGATTGTGATTGTAGACAAAGAGCTGACCCCGGATGTGGTTAGACGATTCAAGGATGAGTTCAACATTTCTGAGGATATCACAGTCGGTGAGAGCGGCATTCTTAACGATAAGAAGCTGAGATTCCCCAACGAACCGGTTCGTCATAAAGCTATCGATCTGCTTGGAGATATGACCCTGGTCGGCGTGCCGGTAAGGGCGCATTTCCTGGCGGCTCGTTCCGGTCATGCTGCGAATGTCGCCGTCGCTAAGAAGATCAGGGCACTCTATCAAAAGCGGCTGCTATCAGAAAAGTATGGCAAGAACGGTATAAAGAAGGGCTACCTGCTCGATATCAATGCTGTCATGGAGCTTCTTCCGCACCGATATCCATTTCTACTGATAGACAGGATCATCGACCTGGAGCCGGAAAAGCGTGTGATTGCGATCAAAAATGTTACAATCAATGAGCCATTCTTCCAGGGGCATTTCCCGGGACATCCCATCATGCCGGGGGTGCTGATAGTCGAGGCCATGGCGCAGGCTGGCGGTTTCATGCTGCTTAATGCGGTCGGGAAGCCGGGTGAAAAAGTGGTTCTCTTCATGGGAATGGACGGCGTACGGTTCAGAAAGCCGGTCACTCCGGGGGATCAGCTCCGATTCGAAGTAGATTTCCTGACTTTCAAGCGGAACATGTGCAAAATGTCGGGGAAGGCTTTTGTAGAGGGAAAACTGGTGGCCGAGGCGACCATGATGGCCGCGGTTGTAGACAAATAG
- the lpxA gene encoding acyl-ACP--UDP-N-acetylglucosamine O-acyltransferase encodes MSETIIHSTAIVDPKAELGAGVSIGAHSIIESNVSIGDGTQIASNALIAWGAHIGKNVRVHHGAVIGTVPQDLKFGGEETTAEIGDNTVIREYVTVNRGTHDKWKTVVGSDCLLMAYSHVAHDCQVGDKVIMANSVNLGGHVQIGEQVIVGGIVPVHQFTRIGKHAIIGGGFRVVQDVCPYALAAGNPLRIVGLNHVGLSRRNFPKETLKVLKNVYKIIFFSKLNTSQALKRIEDEIEMIPEVIDIIDFIKSSKRGIVKA; translated from the coding sequence ATGTCAGAGACAATAATCCATTCCACAGCGATAGTTGATCCGAAGGCCGAATTAGGGGCGGGTGTTTCTATCGGAGCGCATTCAATCATTGAGTCCAACGTCAGCATCGGTGACGGAACTCAGATTGCGTCGAATGCACTGATCGCATGGGGCGCGCATATCGGCAAGAATGTGAGAGTCCATCATGGCGCTGTCATTGGGACTGTTCCGCAGGATCTGAAATTTGGCGGCGAGGAAACCACCGCTGAGATCGGTGACAATACCGTTATCCGCGAGTACGTTACCGTCAATCGCGGTACTCACGACAAATGGAAAACAGTTGTCGGTTCAGATTGCCTATTAATGGCATATTCCCATGTCGCGCATGACTGTCAGGTTGGCGACAAGGTGATTATGGCGAATTCGGTCAATCTCGGAGGACATGTGCAGATTGGCGAGCAGGTTATTGTCGGAGGGATTGTGCCGGTGCACCAGTTCACAAGAATCGGCAAACATGCAATCATCGGTGGCGGATTCAGGGTAGTGCAGGATGTCTGCCCGTACGCTCTCGCTGCCGGCAATCCCCTAAGAATAGTCGGTCTCAATCATGTAGGACTCAGCAGGCGCAACTTCCCGAAAGAAACACTTAAAGTCCTCAAGAATGTCTACAAGATCATATTCTTCTCAAAACTAAATACTTCGCAGGCGCTCAAGCGCATCGAAGACGAAATCGAAATGATCCCCGAAGTCATAGACATCATCGATTTCATCAAATCCTCCAAGCGTGGGATTGTGAAGGCGTAG
- a CDS encoding Fic family protein, whose amino-acid sequence MDIFELKKPDITGKMDKAIGLLDPKENIAEYIENISTPEYLYWDKVRHKPRPKGISPEEFWALIKFLRQMSPNRVSTAVADEKGSHFSWQQTPGLDYFLHEIDMQLGGFIESSIVDDQTARQRYISRGIMEEAIASSQLEGANTTRKAAKQMLLEKKKPRNKSEQMILNNYNGMVAVEESFQYQPLSMERLFDLHVILAKDTMNISEIGRLRKDNDEVVVVDRTTDVIYHIPPSEAFLRDELKKLISYANDELAKDKFVHPVIKAIILHFWVAYLHPFTDGNGRLARLIFYWYLLKKQYWAFSYLNLSRVIKKSPAQYRDAYIYTEQDDNDLTYFIDYVIRKIQQAKREFERYVERKTDENRGMAETARLKYKLNDRQIQLMRHLHKNPGSVTTIKVHSHIYKITRLTARKDLEALQEMRFLVSHKSGRERPFTATAKSLELFK is encoded by the coding sequence ATGGATATATTCGAACTGAAGAAACCAGACATAACCGGAAAAATGGATAAAGCGATCGGCCTGCTCGATCCCAAAGAGAACATCGCGGAGTACATTGAGAACATCAGCACCCCGGAGTACCTATATTGGGACAAAGTCCGCCACAAGCCCCGCCCAAAGGGCATATCGCCTGAGGAATTCTGGGCTTTGATAAAATTCCTAAGACAAATGTCACCTAATAGAGTCAGCACAGCAGTGGCAGATGAAAAGGGGAGTCACTTCTCCTGGCAACAGACACCTGGCCTAGACTATTTCCTGCATGAAATCGACATGCAACTGGGTGGTTTCATCGAATCGAGCATAGTAGATGATCAGACGGCTCGCCAAAGATACATTTCAAGGGGAATTATGGAGGAAGCTATAGCATCGTCTCAACTCGAAGGTGCAAACACTACTCGGAAAGCCGCCAAGCAAATGCTCTTAGAGAAAAAGAAGCCAAGAAACAAATCAGAGCAGATGATCTTAAACAACTACAATGGAATGGTCGCCGTCGAAGAATCATTTCAATATCAACCGCTGAGTATGGAGCGACTATTCGATCTGCATGTGATACTTGCCAAAGACACAATGAACATCAGCGAAATTGGCAGGCTCCGAAAGGACAATGACGAAGTTGTTGTGGTCGACCGCACCACCGACGTGATCTATCACATACCACCATCGGAAGCATTTCTGAGGGACGAATTAAAGAAACTCATTTCCTATGCAAACGATGAGTTGGCCAAAGACAAATTTGTCCACCCTGTCATCAAAGCAATCATCCTTCACTTCTGGGTAGCGTATCTACACCCATTCACGGATGGGAACGGCAGACTGGCCAGGCTGATCTTCTACTGGTATCTCCTCAAGAAACAGTATTGGGCGTTTTCTTACTTGAATCTCTCACGAGTTATCAAGAAATCACCGGCCCAGTACCGGGACGCGTATATCTATACCGAGCAGGATGACAACGACCTCACGTACTTCATTGACTATGTGATCCGGAAAATCCAGCAGGCAAAGCGCGAGTTTGAGCGGTATGTCGAACGTAAAACGGATGAGAACAGAGGAATGGCTGAAACGGCTCGATTGAAATACAAACTGAATGACCGTCAGATTCAGCTCATGCGCCATCTGCACAAGAATCCGGGAAGTGTAACCACAATCAAAGTCCATTCTCACATTTACAAGATTACGAGACTGACTGCGCGCAAAGATCTTGAGGCTCTCCAGGAGATGAGGTTCCTGGTATCTCATAAGAGCGGAAGAGAGCGACCCTTTACCGCAACCGCAAAATCATTGGAGCTCTTCAAATAG
- the mtaB gene encoding tRNA (N(6)-L-threonylcarbamoyladenosine(37)-C(2))-methylthiotransferase MtaB, with translation MMKASLHTLGCRLNQSETAIIAKTLADRGFEIVDWGEPADLTVINTCTVTEQADSKCRQAVRQAIRKNPDAFVAVVGCYSQMAADIISHIEGVDLIVGNEQKLRVTDYINGLKKNETPIVIHSTKMSTDDFTIESVGIYENHTRANLKLQDGCDFVCSFCIIPRARGRSRSRKYSDVIAEAEKLASMGFREIVLTGVNIGTYQSDDHSFLDVIRNLEGIDGIDRIRISSIELTTIKKDLVEYMATSKKLCSHLHIPLQSGDDSILDAMRRKHAAKDFADFVEWSVNSVPGIGIGTDIMVGFPGETDDQFKNTKKFLADLPIEYFHVFVYSDRADTPASRLPNKVDHQIKKLRSRILIEMGDRKKHAFCERYIGKQVDVLFETAAENVWTGHADNYMRVHATSDSNLRNEIRTVVPDRIEGGTLIGEIV, from the coding sequence ATGATGAAAGCTTCGTTACATACTCTCGGGTGCCGACTCAATCAGTCGGAGACCGCCATTATCGCCAAGACTCTCGCCGACCGGGGATTCGAGATTGTCGATTGGGGCGAACCGGCTGATCTGACTGTCATCAACACATGCACAGTCACCGAGCAGGCAGATTCCAAATGTCGACAGGCTGTCCGGCAGGCGATTCGCAAGAATCCTGACGCGTTTGTCGCTGTCGTCGGATGCTATTCACAGATGGCTGCTGATATCATCAGTCATATCGAAGGTGTCGATCTCATCGTAGGCAATGAGCAGAAACTCCGAGTCACGGATTACATAAACGGTCTCAAGAAAAACGAGACGCCCATCGTGATTCATTCGACCAAGATGTCCACTGATGATTTCACAATAGAGTCTGTCGGTATTTATGAGAATCACACTCGCGCGAATCTCAAACTGCAGGATGGCTGCGATTTTGTCTGCTCGTTCTGTATCATCCCGCGCGCACGCGGAAGATCGCGGAGCCGGAAATATTCTGATGTTATTGCTGAGGCTGAGAAGCTCGCATCAATGGGATTCCGGGAGATTGTGCTGACCGGTGTGAACATTGGGACATATCAGAGTGATGACCACAGCTTTCTTGATGTCATCAGAAATCTTGAAGGTATTGATGGCATTGACCGAATACGTATCAGTTCGATCGAGTTGACGACTATCAAAAAAGACCTTGTGGAATACATGGCGACATCGAAAAAGCTCTGCAGCCATCTGCATATACCGCTGCAGAGTGGTGATGATAGTATTCTCGACGCTATGCGGCGCAAGCATGCTGCGAAGGACTTTGCCGACTTTGTCGAATGGAGTGTGAACAGTGTGCCCGGTATCGGAATCGGGACCGACATCATGGTAGGATTCCCGGGCGAGACAGATGACCAGTTCAAGAACACAAAGAAATTCCTCGCCGATTTGCCGATAGAGTATTTCCATGTTTTTGTCTACTCTGATCGTGCCGATACACCAGCATCACGCTTGCCGAATAAGGTCGATCACCAAATCAAGAAGCTGCGCAGCAGGATCCTGATCGAAATGGGCGATAGAAAGAAACATGCTTTCTGCGAGAGGTACATTGGGAAACAGGTAGATGTACTATTCGAGACAGCAGCCGAAAATGTTTGGACCGGACATGCAGACAACTATATGCGAGTGCATGCGACGAGTGATTCGAACCTAAGGAATGAGATTCGGACGGTGGTGCCTGATAGAATCGAAGGGGGCACGTTGATCGGGGAAATCGTATGA